A segment of the Aureimonas sp. SA4125 genome:
TGAGCTTCGGGCGATGGCCCGGCGGGAAAGGAACGGCCGTGTGGCGAGCCGGATGCTGGCGATCGCCAACGCGTTGGACGGGATGAGCCGAGCGGATGCTGCGCGGGCCGCCGGCATGGATCGGCAGACGTTCCGCGACTGGGTGGTTCGCTACGGCGCCGCAGGGATTGCCGGGCTGCATGATCGGCCCAAGGGCCATCCTGCGCCGCGGCTGACGGAGGGCGAGTTGGCGGCGCTGGCAAACATCATCTTCCGCGGCTCCGATCCCGAGAAGGACGGCATCTCGACCTGGACCTTGCCGGAACTGTGCCGCTGGATCGGGTCGCACTTCGGCAAGAGCCTGCACCCTGCCAGCCTGTCGCGTATCCTTCGTGAGAATGGCTTCTCGCGACAGAAAACGCGGCCAAGCCATCCCGCCAAAGATCCCAAAGCGCAGGAGCGCTTCAAAAAAAGGGGCTCCGCGAGGCCCTGAGGGCTGCTCGCCAGGCCCATCGCGACCAACGGATCGAGCTGTGGTTCCAGGATGAAGCCCGTGCCGGCCAGAAGGGCCGGCTCTGCCATCGCTGGTGGACCCGCGGTCAACGCCCGCCGGGGCGGTGCGACCAGCGCTTCGACTGGACCTAAATCTTCGGCGCCGTCGCGCCGGCGACGGGACAGTCCTTCGCGCTCGTCCTGCCCTTCGCTGACAAGGAGATGATGAACCTCTATCTGGCCGAGTTCGCCAAGACCATTGCCATCGACGTCCACGTCGTCATGGTCCTCGATGGCGCCGGCTGGCACGGCAAGGCGGCACTGAACGTGCCGGGCAACATCACCCTGGTCCCCTTGCCCGCCTACAGCCCCGAACTCAACCCGGTCGAACGCCTTTGGCTCTATCTCAAGGAGACTTGCCTCTCGCTGCGCGTCTTTCCCGACAAGGCCGCCATCATCGACGCCTGCTGCCAGGCATGGAACCGCGCCACCGAGAACTTCGAGCGCATCATCTCGCGCTGCAATTACCCATGGATCAAAGCGGTCAGTTCATAAGCTCGGCGGTATAAGTATTGGTTTGGATGACGTCTTGTCGGCCAGTTAAAGTCGCCGCTGGGCCCGCGCGAAAAACACCCCCCGGGATGTCAGGAAGGGTGCGCATCATTCGTGTGACTGGCACGATCGCCAGGGGCAAACAGACCCTCGCCGTCCCGCCGGCCGCTAGTCGGGCATCCGCAGGCCCTCAATCGTCTTACCGCGGAAGAAGACGAGCGGCTCGCCGTCCGGGCGGGATGTGGCGCCCACTACCCGCCCGATGACGATCGACACGCTGGCGTGCTGGACGACTTCCTCAACCATGCAGTCGAAGACGCCGAGCGCCTGACGGTACACCGGCGCACCGGTCACGAGCGTCGTCCATTCTCCGTCGACGAAGCGTGCCGCGCCCGACAATCCGGACTTGCCGCCAAAGGCGGTCGCGACGTGGCCGGCCGCCGAATCGAGGAAGTTCACCGCGAAATGGCCGCGCGATAGGACGCCGGCCAGCGCACTTGTCTTGCGGTCGATCGACACGAGCATCGTCGCCGGGTCCGCAGCCACATGCGCCGCAGATAGGCCGAGAAAGCCGGTCGGCCCCTCGTCGCTGTCGGCTGTCACGATCGTCATGCCGGTGACGCGGCTGCCGAGCGTTCGCCAGAATGTGCCCTGATCGATCGATGCCGGGGTCTGTGTTG
Coding sequences within it:
- a CDS encoding transposase — translated: MFGAVAPATGQSFALVLPFADKEMMNLYLAEFAKTIAIDVHVVMVLDGAGWHGKAALNVPGNITLVPLPAYSPELNPVERLWLYLKETCLSLRVFPDKAAIIDACCQAWNRATENFERIISRCNYPWIKAVSS
- a CDS encoding IS630 family transposase gives rise to the protein MARRERNGRVASRMLAIANALDGMSRADAARAAGMDRQTFRDWVVRYGAAGIAGLHDRPKGHPAPRLTEGELAALANIIFRGSDPEKDGISTWTLPELCRWIGSHFGKSLHPASLSRILRENGFSRQKTRPSHPAKDPKAQERFKKRGSARP
- a CDS encoding flavin reductase family protein; this translates as MTDIGIAPATQTPASIDQGTFWRTLGSRVTGMTIVTADSDEGPTGFLGLSAAHVAADPATMLVSIDRKTSALAGVLSRGHFAVNFLDSAAGHVATAFGGKSGLSGAARFVDGEWTTLVTGAPVYRQALGVFDCMVEEVVQHASVSIVIGRVVGATSRPDGEPLVFFRGKTIEGLRMPD